Proteins from a single region of Apis mellifera strain DH4 linkage group LG7, Amel_HAv3.1, whole genome shotgun sequence:
- the LOC412521 gene encoding m7GpppN-mRNA hydrolase, translating to MVDHSIPSDILDDLSSRFIINVPEEERKDLVRICFQIELAHWFYLDFYCTDENPKLRPCSMREFATHIFFHIPFLKPHVANIDNILEQWRDYKQNVPTFGAIVLNEDLTKVLLVQSYWAKSSWSFPKGKVNEDEDPSHCAVREVLEETGFDISNLIDENEYIESTINEQLVRLYIICGVQKDTKFQPKTRKEIKNVEWFSLADLPNNKKDMTPKVKTGVGPNAFFMVIPFVRRMRRWIQEKHLRDKNTNTNTIRRHRHRSLGDVETSSKNKRHLPPHSVQNDIPSFKDVKNFRQSNTSPARNRRGIHDNKNILSKTAIKRNLFGDQNEEETSTVLAKQLTDSPQNQQSCSLLMDPAIQSIKCNEFNYKAQTFATEIKDQTSQDSRNVEFTEGNIKSLLFGKAANKLQTDLKSIPSPFMVMSHSASHFFPIEAQKYPIECFSLIWANFKFDKQAILDCL from the exons atggttGATCATTCTATACCATCCGACATTCTCGATGATTTAAGcag tcgatttattattaatgttcctgaagaagaaaggaaagatttaGTTCGAATATGTTTTCAAATCGAATTAGCTCATTggttttatttagatttttattgtacAGATGAAAATCCAAAATTAAGACCATGTAGTATGAGAGAATTTGCtacgcatattttttttcatatacctTTTTTGAAACCTCATGTAGCTAACATAGATAATATTCTTGAACAATGGCGTGACTATAAACAAAATGTTCCAACTTTTGGAGCAATTGTATTGAACGAAGATCTGACTAAAGTATTACTTGTTCAAAGTTATTGGGCAAAAAGTAGTTGGAGTTTTCCAAAAGGAAAAGTTAATGAGGATGAAGATCCATCTCATTGTGCTGTTCGAGAAGTTTTAGAAGAAACTGGTTTTgacatttcaaatttgataGATGAAAATGAATACATCGAGTCAACAATAAATGAACAATTAGTaagattatacataatatgtgGTGttcaaaaagatacaaaatttcaaCCAAAAacacgaaaagaaataaaaaatgtagaatgGTTTTCTTTAGCTGATTtacctaataataaaaaagatatgacTCCAAAAGTAAAAACAGGAGTTGGTCCAAATGCATTTTTCATGGTAATCCCTTTTGTAAG gaGAATGAGACGTTGGATACAAGAAAAACATTTACGtgacaaaaatacaaatacaaatacaatacgAAGACATAGGCATAGATCTTTGGGTGATGTTGAAACTAgttcaaaaaataaacgacATTTACCTCCTCATTCTGttcaa aatgatATTCCAAGTTTTAaggatgttaaaaatttccgACAATCTAATACTTCACCTGCAAGAAATCGACGTGGTAtacatgataataaaaatattttatctaaaacagCAATTAAACGTAACTTATTCGGGGatcaaaatgaagaagaaacatCAACTGTACTAGCTAAACAATTAACAGATAGTCCACAAAATCAACAATCATGTTCACTTTTAATGGATCCAGCTATTCAATCTATAAAGtgcaatgaatttaattataaggcTCAAACATTTGCTACAGAAATAAAag atCAAACATCTCAAGATTCTCGAAATGTAGAATTTACagaaggaaatattaaatctttattatttggaaaagcagcaaataaattgcaaacagatttaaaaagtattccaTCTCCATTTATGGTAATGAGTCATAGTGCATCTCATTTCTTTCCAATAGAAGCTCAAAAATATCCCATAGAATGTTTTTCATTGATTTGggcgaattttaaatttgacaaaCAAGCAATACttgattgtttataa
- the LOC724631 gene encoding 60S ribosomal protein L29 — translation MAKSKNHTNHNQNRKAHRNGIKKPKRYRHESTLGMDLKFLRNQRFAKKHNLKPKEQLKRAEKRKALREAKK, via the exons ATGGCAAAGTCTAAGAATCATACTAATCATAATCAAA atCGTAAAGCTCACCGTAATGGTATCAAAAAACCAAAACGTTATAGGCATGAATCTACACTTGGT atggaTCTCAAATTCTTAAGAAATCAACGTTTTGCCAAAAAACATAATCTAAAACCCAAAGAACAATTAAAAAGGGCAGAGAAACGTAAAGCTCTTCGTGaagctaaaaaataa
- the LOC113218892 gene encoding 28S ribosomal protein S21, mitochondrial: MGMRRHAQFFARTVMVQDNNIEKASRLLNNILSKEGIFQQYRYTRYYEKPTQTRRRINYEKCKALYNEDMNRKIRFILRKNREDPFPGCS; this comes from the coding sequence aTGGGTATGCGTAGACATGCTCAATTTTTTGCTCGAACAGTTATGGttcaagataataatatagagaaaGCTTCTCGtttattgaacaatatatTGTCAAAAGAAGGTATTTTTCAACAGTATAGATATACAAGATACTATGAAAAACCTACtcaaacaagaagaagaattaattatgaaaagtgTAAAGCACTCTATAATGAAGacatgaatagaaaaattcgtttcattttaagaaaaaatagagaagatcCATTTCCTGGttgttcataa
- the LOC412162 gene encoding armadillo repeat-containing protein gudu → MPPKRKKDAKKISIDPPPTIEPDILEVLEPEEAPKPLISAVTGQPFGPRVHYISEKKEDESSDDEPESEIDEEVKFFEEEGPEVPSEFWHIQKLIRYMKAGNQTATMVAVCLLKDHDLSNRTIQKAIRDMGGLEILVNLLETKDLKCQNGSLSVLLQIIASIDMRRHLIDLGIVTPLIQMLKYPARDIQVLAAETMAIVARIRKARKQIRIRNGIPLILDVMDIPDSVLQTPYNNLNEANKELIKVAIACAKVLDSLSSSPKIRELLHNHGVVSHMERFLKSQHISLIIPMIGTIHQCANRDMFRKSFEKTDIIYDVVRHLKSDNIKLQENCALAIFKCGLNKVARDMVRQSSGLDILCKLLEKEEVRANKRLLAAITGGIWKCALSPENVIRFNQNNLIASLVQFLEEIEDEEVQANVVGALAECCKDPVNRDRLRINEGLPNLIKLLSSTYEPLLENIPLVIKECAQNEMCMDIINDPEHVNDGVRLVWSLLKHPSDRIKINSCLALVPCIKYAKDSPEMVRAFVGGLELTVSLLDNSNNEVLSAVCATIAEIAVDPENLGILSDHGVVDKLAALVNTRDENLRANLTLAIAHCCEWGENNFKFGQLQAVAPLISYMTSKNKDVLRGVCIATYHLSREPMNCITMHSAGIIKHILRLVGSEDPELQIAAASTIRNIRKLALTAEKLHFREITTLKETDYLL, encoded by the exons atgccaccaaaacgaaaaaaagatgcAAAAAAGATATCCATCGACCCACCACCAAC aatcgaACCGGATATTTTGGAAGTACTTGAACCAGAAGAAGCACCGAAACCACTAATATCAGCAGTCACAGGACAACCTTTCGGACCGAGGGTTCAttatatatctgaaaaaaaagaagatgagaGTTCAGATGACGAACCTGAATCTGAAATTGATgaagaagtaaaattttttgaagaggAAGGTCCGGAAGTGCCATCAGAATTTTGGCATATACAGAAACTTATCAGATATATGAAAGCAGGAAATCAAACTGCAACTATGGTGGCTGTTTGTCTTTTAAAAGATCACGATCTATCCAATAGa acAATACAAAAAGCAATTCGAGATATGGGAGGTCTAGAAATTTTAGTGAATCTACTCGaaacaaaagatttaaaatgtcAGAACGGCTCGTTGTCAGTCTTACTTCAAATCATAGCATCGATCGATATGCGACGGCATCTAATTGATCTTGGTATTGTAACACCGTTGattcaaatgttaaaatatccaGCTCGAGATATTCAA GTTTTAGCTGCAGAAACTATGGCTATTGTCGCACGAATAAGGAAAGCAAGAAAACAGATACGAATTAGAAATGGAATACCTCTCATT ttggATGTAATGGATATACCAGATTCTGTCCTTCAGAcaccatataataatttaaatgaagctaataaagaattgataaaggtTGCGATAGCTTGTGCTAAAGTTTTAGATTCACTAAGCAGTAGTCCAAAAATAAGAGAATTGCTTCACAATCATGGTGTAGTGAGTCACATGGAACGTTTCTTAAAATCACAACATATTTCTCTTATAATACCAATGATTGGAACTATTCACCAATGCGCGAATAgg GATATGTTTCGCAAATCATTTGAGAAAACAGATATTATCTATGATGTGGTTCGACATTTAAAAAGCGATAATATTAAGTTGCAAGAAAACTGTGCTCtagcaatatttaaatgtgGCCTCAACAAAGTCGCCAGAGACATGGTTCGCCAATCGTCTGGTCTAGATATATTGTGCAAGCTtttagaaaaagaggaagttCGTGCTAATAAACGATTGCTAGCTGCTATCACAGGTGGAATATGGAAATGTGCTTTGAGTCCAGAGAACGTCATAAGgttcaatcaaaataatttaatagcttCTTTGGTACAATTTCTGGAAGAAATTGAAGATGAAGAAGTGCAAGCGAATGTTGTAGGAGCATTGGCAGAATGTTGCAAAGATCCTGTTAATAGAGACCGTTTGAGGATCAATGAAGGATTGCCAAATCtg ATCAAGTTGTTAAGTTCTACATATGAGCCTTTATTAGAAAACATACCATTGGTAATAAAAGAATGCGCTCAAAATGAAATGTGTATGGATATCATCAATGATCCGGAGCATGTCAACGATGGTGTCCGATTAGTTTGGTCGTTGCTCAAACATCCCAGCGACaggatcaaaataaattcctGTCTGGCATTGGTGCCTTGCATTAAATATGCGAAAGATTCTCCTGAAATGGTACGAGCATTCGTGGGTGGATTAGAACTCACGGTCAGCCTTCTCGACAACTCAAACAACGAAGTGTTGAGTGCAGTATGCGCTACTATTGCTGAAATCGCTGTAGATCCAGAAAATTTAGGCATTCTTAGCGATCATGGTGTAGTGGATAAACTGGCCGCCCTAGTGAACACg cGAGATGAAAATTTGCGTGCAAATTTAACCTTAGCCATTGCTCATTGCTGTGAATGgggagagaataattttaaatttggtcAATTACAAGCAGTTGCtccattaatttcttatatgaCAAGCAAGAATAAAGATGTTCTTAGAGGAGTTTGTATAGCTACATATCATTTAAGCAGGGAACCTATGAATTGTATTACTATGCATTCTGCTGGTATTATAAAG CATATACTACGTTTGGTGGGATCAGAAGATCCAGAATTGCAAATTGCTGCAGCATCCACCATTCGAAATATTAGAAAGCTTGCATTAACAGCAGAAAAATTGCACTTCAGAGAAAT AACTACATTAAAAGAAAcagattatttattgtaa
- the Ho gene encoding heme oxygenase isoform X1: MKTNNQDTFCKKMRKATKEIHSISDSLVNAKLAFDGLLVFYEVFRYLELAMIRWKDTEIGLFLHEELRRTEAFEVDLEFYLGKEWKKNLNLRDSVTKYLIHLKEIEDTEPILLIAYIYHLYMGLLSGGIILRKKREFMQKIWPFKEYQMNGNNITNFKNSNIFQLKQHMRDTMNKIAETLDEDTKNKLIEESKTVFILNNEIIRSIQGTGTIILKKTVCFVIPIMLLFLAFFVSFRKI, encoded by the exons ATGAAAACTAATAATCAAGatacattttgtaaaaaaatgcgaaaagctacaaaagaaattcattcaatTAGTGATTCATTAGTGAATGCAAAATTAGCATTTg ATGGTCTTTTGGTTTTTTATGAAGTTTTTCGATATTTGGAACTTGCTATGATAAGATGGAAAGATACAGAAATAGGTTTATTTTTGCATGAAGAACTTCGTCGAACTGAAGCATTTGAAGTTgatctcgaattttatttaggaaaagaatggaaaaaaaatcttaatcttcg AGATAGTGTTactaaatatttgattcatttaaaagaaattgaagataCAGAACCTATTTTACTAATagcatatatttatcatttgtacATGGGCCTTTTAAGTGGTGGAATtattttacgtaaaaaaagggaatttatgcaaaaaatttggccatttaaagaatatcaaatgaatggtaataatattacaaattttaaaaacagtaatatttttcaacttaaACAACATATGCGTGATACTATGAATAAAATCGCGGAAACATTAGACgaagatacaaaaaataaacttattgaAGAAAGTAAAacagtatttatattaaataatgaaattataagaagCATACAAGGTACAGGTACTATTATTCTTAAGAAAACAGTATGTTTTGTTATTCCCATTATGCTACtttttttagcattttttgtatcttttagaaaaatatga
- the Ho gene encoding heme oxygenase, producing MKTNNQDTFCKKMRKATKEIHSISDSLVNAKLAFGFLDNSVWADGLLVFYEVFRYLELAMIRWKDTEIGLFLHEELRRTEAFEVDLEFYLGKEWKKNLNLRDSVTKYLIHLKEIEDTEPILLIAYIYHLYMGLLSGGIILRKKREFMQKIWPFKEYQMNGNNITNFKNSNIFQLKQHMRDTMNKIAETLDEDTKNKLIEESKTVFILNNEIIRSIQGTGTIILKKTVCFVIPIMLLFLAFFVSFRKI from the exons ATGAAAACTAATAATCAAGatacattttgtaaaaaaatgcgaaaagctacaaaagaaattcattcaatTAGTGATTCATTAGTGAATGCAAAATTAGCATTTg gatTTCTTGATAATTCTGTATGGGCAGATGGTCTTTTGGTTTTTTATGAAGTTTTTCGATATTTGGAACTTGCTATGATAAGATGGAAAGATACAGAAATAGGTTTATTTTTGCATGAAGAACTTCGTCGAACTGAAGCATTTGAAGTTgatctcgaattttatttaggaaaagaatggaaaaaaaatcttaatcttcg AGATAGTGTTactaaatatttgattcatttaaaagaaattgaagataCAGAACCTATTTTACTAATagcatatatttatcatttgtacATGGGCCTTTTAAGTGGTGGAATtattttacgtaaaaaaagggaatttatgcaaaaaatttggccatttaaagaatatcaaatgaatggtaataatattacaaattttaaaaacagtaatatttttcaacttaaACAACATATGCGTGATACTATGAATAAAATCGCGGAAACATTAGACgaagatacaaaaaataaacttattgaAGAAAGTAAAacagtatttatattaaataatgaaattataagaagCATACAAGGTACAGGTACTATTATTCTTAAGAAAACAGTATGTTTTGTTATTCCCATTATGCTACtttttttagcattttttgtatcttttagaaaaatatga
- the LOC725018 gene encoding phosphomevalonate kinase, which translates to MASSQHIDNSAINFKNSSKPKIILLFSGKRKCGKDYITNILYERIGSDNSVIIKISAPIKSHWAKSHGLNIDQLMGDGKYKENYRLEMAKWGENIRNTDQGYFCRAALDIYNAYDKSIWIVSDIRRKTDIQWFTENFKDICKTIRIESDDSIRIERGWTFVTGIDDAETECDLDDVNTWDLKVTNNTKSIECILQQILELIN; encoded by the exons ATGGCGAGTAGTCAACATATCGATAATAGTgcaataaactttaaaaattcttcaaaaccaaaaataattttattatttagcggtaaaagaaaatgtggaaaagattatattacaaacattttatatgaaag aattgggTCTGATAAcagtgtaattataaaaatatctgcaCCAATTAAATCTCATTGGGCCAAATCTCATGgtttaaatattgatcaaCTAATGGgagatggaaaatataaagaaaactaTCGTCTTGAAATGGCAAAGTGGggagaaaatattagaaatacagACCAAGGTTATTTTTGTCGTGCGGctctagatatatataatg cATACGATAAATCAATATGGATAGTAAGCGATATACGAAGAAAAACTGACATACAGTGGtttacagaaaattttaaagatatatgtaAAACAATTCGTATTGAATCAGATGATTCAATTAGAATTGAGCGTGGTTGGACATTTGTAACAG gtaTTGATGATGCAGAAACTGAATGTGATTTGGATGATGTAAACACATGGGATTTGAAAGTGACAAATAATACTAAAAGCATAGAATGTATATTGCAAcagattttagaattaattaattaa